In Aerococcus loyolae, a genomic segment contains:
- the sppA gene encoding signal peptide peptidase SppA produces MNKKSWIVVIVAALILFFGVQSAAVREKEADLDDAISNKFFASDKTIEEGDSNSQIAVLQVNGTIADTGEQNSLFSANQSYDHQGTLSAIKKIKEDNKVKALLLEVDSPGGAVYESVELYRALKDLKESRQIPIYVSMKSMAASGGYMISMAADKIFADTETTTGSIGVILSTFNISKLLEEHGIKPEVFKSGDHKDLLSMYRDPSDEDREIINSILKESYDRFVKIVAEGRGMNEDEVRKLADGRIYSGQQALDKHLIDAIGYRQDALNALKADHDLEGGRVYLVSTDEDKQQFSSLIRRFSQAIPLSKLWKADTPANEIEAVKELTDQAPRPYYLYGGE; encoded by the coding sequence ATGAATAAAAAAAGCTGGATCGTTGTCATTGTGGCTGCACTAATCCTATTCTTTGGTGTTCAAAGTGCAGCTGTGCGTGAAAAAGAAGCCGATTTGGATGATGCGATCTCAAATAAGTTCTTTGCTAGTGATAAAACCATCGAAGAGGGCGACAGCAATTCTCAAATTGCTGTCCTCCAGGTCAATGGAACGATCGCTGATACGGGAGAGCAGAACTCCTTATTTTCAGCTAATCAAAGCTATGATCACCAAGGGACCTTGTCTGCCATTAAAAAAATAAAAGAGGATAATAAAGTTAAAGCTTTGCTTCTAGAAGTTGATTCCCCAGGTGGAGCTGTTTACGAGAGTGTTGAGCTCTACCGAGCTTTAAAGGACTTGAAGGAAAGTCGCCAAATTCCTATTTACGTCAGCATGAAGTCCATGGCAGCTAGCGGGGGCTATATGATTTCAATGGCTGCTGACAAGATCTTTGCTGATACTGAAACGACTACTGGGTCAATTGGTGTCATTCTTTCCACTTTTAATATCAGTAAGTTATTAGAGGAACATGGCATTAAACCAGAAGTCTTTAAATCGGGTGATCATAAGGACCTGCTATCGATGTATAGAGATCCTAGCGATGAAGATCGAGAAATTATCAATAGTATTTTAAAAGAATCCTATGATCGTTTTGTGAAAATTGTGGCAGAAGGTCGCGGAATGAATGAAGATGAAGTCCGTAAATTAGCTGATGGGCGTATTTATTCAGGACAACAAGCCTTAGATAAACATTTGATTGATGCAATTGGTTACCGTCAAGATGCACTGAACGCCCTAAAGGCTGACCACGATTTAGAAGGTGGCCGGGTTTACTTAGTAAGTACTGATGAAGACAAACAACAATTTAGCAGTTTAATTCGTCGCTTTAGCCAAGCTATTCCTTTGAGTAAGTTATGGAAAGCAGATACACCAGCTAATGAAATTGAAGCGGTTAAGGAATTAACAGACCAAGCTCCACGCCCATATTATCTCTACGGAGGTGAATAA
- the hisS gene encoding histidine--tRNA ligase, whose protein sequence is MIQKPKGTVDILPGQVEIWQAIEKTARDIMAKYRFNEIRTPMFESYDLFARGVGETTDVVTKEMYDFYDKGDRHIALKPEGTAPIVRAFIENKLYGPEHIKPYKVYYISPMFRYERPQGGRQRQFHQLGVEVFDGKTALSDVETIALAWEILETLGVKDLKLVINSLGDNEARLNYREALINYLKPFEEELSEDSRTRLYQNPLRVLDSKDPKDKEIVKDAPNILDYLSEASKERFEQVQSLLAALNIPYQIDSNMVRGLDYYQDTIFEIMTNNEVFGAETTICGGGSYSGLVKELSEGREDVPGFGFAIGMERLILLLEAQKSDLAVENPLDIYLVTIGQSVLSEALQIVQALRRQGLNVEFDLNQRKPKKQFRDADRHGAAYTLTLGESELVDKNINVKNMTSGQERHFAIDDVIEHFDQVKEAMKEGND, encoded by the coding sequence ATGATTCAAAAACCTAAAGGTACTGTGGATATTTTACCGGGTCAAGTTGAAATTTGGCAGGCGATTGAAAAAACGGCCCGAGATATTATGGCCAAATATCGCTTTAATGAAATTCGCACGCCCATGTTTGAATCTTATGATCTTTTTGCTCGTGGTGTAGGAGAAACAACTGACGTTGTCACTAAAGAAATGTATGATTTCTATGATAAGGGTGACCGTCATATTGCTTTGAAGCCTGAAGGAACGGCACCGATTGTGCGGGCTTTTATTGAAAATAAACTATATGGACCAGAACACATAAAGCCCTATAAGGTCTATTACATTAGTCCCATGTTTCGTTATGAACGTCCCCAAGGTGGCCGACAACGTCAATTTCATCAGCTAGGGGTTGAGGTTTTTGATGGAAAAACTGCCCTCAGTGATGTGGAAACAATTGCTTTAGCTTGGGAAATCCTTGAAACTCTCGGGGTTAAAGACTTGAAATTAGTCATTAATTCCTTAGGCGATAATGAAGCCCGCTTGAACTACCGTGAAGCCTTAATTAATTATTTAAAACCTTTTGAAGAGGAACTGAGCGAAGATTCTAGGACTCGTCTTTATCAAAATCCTTTGCGTGTACTTGATAGTAAGGACCCCAAGGATAAGGAAATTGTTAAAGATGCGCCCAACATTCTTGATTATTTATCAGAAGCCTCTAAAGAGCGTTTTGAACAAGTTCAAAGCTTATTAGCAGCCCTAAATATTCCTTATCAAATTGACTCTAATATGGTTCGCGGTCTCGACTACTACCAAGATACTATTTTTGAAATTATGACTAATAATGAAGTCTTTGGTGCGGAAACCACCATTTGTGGTGGAGGTTCATATTCTGGACTAGTGAAAGAACTTTCCGAAGGTCGCGAAGATGTGCCGGGCTTTGGTTTTGCGATTGGGATGGAACGTTTGATTTTATTACTTGAAGCACAAAAATCAGATTTAGCGGTTGAAAATCCTCTCGATATCTATTTGGTAACCATTGGGCAAAGTGTGTTGAGTGAAGCTTTACAAATTGTTCAGGCCTTAAGACGGCAAGGATTAAATGTTGAATTTGACCTCAACCAACGGAAGCCTAAGAAGCAATTCCGTGATGCAGACCGCCACGGTGCCGCCTATACCTTAACTTTAGGTGAAAGTGAGCTAGTAGATAAAAATATTAATGTGAAGAATATGACTTCTGGCCAAGAGCGCCATTTTGCTATTGATGATGTGATTGAACACTTTGACCAAGTAAAAGAAGCAATGAAAGAAGGAAATGATTAA
- the aspS gene encoding aspartate--tRNA ligase, whose protein sequence is MKRTSYCGLVSNEMIGQEVTLKGWVQRRRDLGGVIFVDMRDREGFVQVVFNEANLGDHFNRAEKLRSEYVIEVQGQVVARAEGEINPKIKNGDIEVMASDLIILNRAKTPPFPVEDTIDINEDKRMKFRYIDLRRQRMQDNIRLRSQVTHAIRSFLDQDGFLDIETPYLSKSTPEGARDYLVPSRVHPGEFYALPQSPQLLKQLLMASGFDRYYQIVRCFRDEDLRGDRQPEFTQVDLETSFLSQEEIRDIVENMLKAVMKKVKGLDMTEAFPVISYDEAMSRYGSDKPDTRFGLELVDLSDIVDQYDFKVFNMAIENGEIVKGINIKGAADQYSRKDLDSLTPYTKPFGSKGIAWIKVTEDGLTGPIGKFFKENPQPLMERMKAEAGDILVFSADQASVVNASLGEVRLKFGRELDLMDKNQFNFLWVVDWPLLEYNADEKRYTAMHHPFTMPNEEDLDRLESEPESVYSQAYDIVLNGYEIGGGSIRIHQKEVQLSMLKALGFSEKKAYQQFGFLLDALDYGFPPHGGLAIGLDRLVMLLAGEDNIREVMAFPKNGRAVDVLTDAPSPVSDKQLDELNLEVTKIDLD, encoded by the coding sequence ATGAAAAGAACAAGTTATTGTGGCCTCGTTTCTAATGAAATGATCGGCCAAGAAGTGACCTTAAAAGGTTGGGTACAACGTCGCCGTGACTTAGGTGGGGTTATCTTTGTTGATATGCGTGACCGCGAAGGCTTTGTTCAAGTGGTATTTAATGAAGCTAACCTAGGTGACCATTTTAACCGGGCAGAAAAACTACGTTCTGAATACGTTATTGAAGTTCAAGGACAAGTTGTCGCTCGTGCAGAAGGGGAAATTAACCCTAAAATTAAAAATGGGGATATCGAAGTGATGGCCAGTGATTTGATTATTCTCAATCGCGCTAAAACACCACCATTCCCTGTAGAAGATACTATCGATATTAATGAAGATAAACGGATGAAATTTCGTTATATCGACCTACGCCGTCAAAGAATGCAAGATAATATCCGCTTGCGGTCTCAAGTGACCCACGCCATTCGTTCATTCTTAGACCAAGATGGCTTTTTAGATATTGAAACTCCTTACTTATCAAAATCAACTCCAGAAGGGGCGCGTGACTATTTAGTTCCTTCCCGGGTTCATCCAGGTGAATTCTATGCCTTACCTCAATCACCACAATTATTAAAACAACTTTTAATGGCCAGTGGCTTTGACCGCTATTATCAAATTGTGCGTTGCTTTAGAGATGAGGACCTGCGTGGGGACCGTCAACCTGAATTTACCCAAGTTGACTTGGAAACCAGCTTCCTCAGTCAAGAAGAAATTCGTGATATCGTCGAAAACATGTTAAAAGCAGTCATGAAAAAAGTTAAAGGACTCGACATGACAGAAGCTTTCCCAGTGATTTCTTATGATGAAGCCATGAGCCGCTATGGTTCTGATAAACCTGATACCCGCTTTGGCTTAGAATTGGTTGATTTATCAGATATCGTTGACCAATATGATTTTAAGGTCTTCAATATGGCCATTGAAAATGGGGAAATTGTTAAAGGGATTAACATTAAAGGAGCTGCTGATCAATACTCAAGAAAAGATCTTGATAGCTTGACTCCTTACACTAAACCATTTGGCTCTAAAGGGATCGCTTGGATTAAAGTGACAGAAGATGGGCTAACTGGACCAATTGGTAAATTCTTTAAAGAAAACCCACAACCATTAATGGAACGGATGAAGGCTGAAGCAGGTGACATTTTAGTCTTCTCTGCTGACCAAGCTTCGGTAGTTAACGCTTCATTAGGGGAAGTCCGGTTAAAATTTGGTCGTGAATTAGACTTGATGGACAAAAATCAATTTAACTTCTTATGGGTAGTTGACTGGCCTTTGTTAGAATACAATGCTGATGAAAAGCGCTATACAGCCATGCACCACCCCTTCACTATGCCGAACGAAGAAGACCTTGATCGTTTAGAAAGTGAACCTGAATCCGTCTACTCCCAAGCTTATGATATTGTCCTGAATGGTTATGAAATTGGTGGGGGGTCTATCCGTATTCACCAAAAAGAGGTTCAATTATCCATGCTAAAAGCTTTAGGATTCTCTGAAAAAAAGGCCTACCAACAATTTGGTTTCTTATTAGATGCTTTGGATTACGGTTTCCCTCCTCATGGTGGTTTAGCGATTGGATTAGACCGCTTAGTGATGCTCTTAGCTGGAGAAGACAATATTCGTGAAGTGATGGCCTTTCCTAAGAATGGTCGTGCGGTGGATGTGCTCACCGATGCTCCAAGCCCTGTTTCCGACAAGCAATTAGATGAACTTAATTTAGAAGTAACTAAAATTGACCTTGACTAA
- a CDS encoding Fur family transcriptional regulator, translating into MSEFVKNAMNQLNDLGYKYTQRRADMLAVFDQDINHFKSAKDVQQAMKKDHPNISFDTIYRNLRLFTDYDLLEENEIDGEMVFRQHCDPILGHHHHFVCNQCGKTVPVRLGDLSYYSQQLPGYEINGHSFQLFGLCPNCLAESEKQS; encoded by the coding sequence ATGTCTGAATTTGTAAAAAATGCTATGAATCAATTAAATGATTTAGGTTATAAGTATACGCAAAGACGGGCGGATATGTTAGCGGTTTTTGACCAAGATATTAATCATTTTAAATCAGCCAAGGATGTCCAACAAGCCATGAAAAAAGACCATCCTAATATAAGTTTTGATACGATTTACCGGAATTTGCGCTTATTTACTGATTATGATTTATTAGAAGAAAATGAAATTGATGGGGAGATGGTATTCCGTCAACATTGTGATCCCATCTTAGGCCACCACCATCACTTCGTATGTAACCAATGCGGGAAAACCGTTCCTGTTCGTTTAGGTGATTTATCCTATTATAGCCAACAGCTTCCCGGCTATGAAATTAACGGTCATAGTTTTCAACTTTTTGGGCTCTGCCCAAACTGCCTAGCTGAAAGCGAAAAGCAATCTTAA
- a CDS encoding 2-keto-3-deoxygluconate permease, whose product MYDFMKKVPGGLLLVPMLISALFCTFAPGVFEIGGATQAIFTADGLNYIIGFACLCSGASIDLSHLSVVLRKEGVLILVKVIINIVLGLLFIQFFDMDGIWGISAIAYIAAIASTNPSLFLALESDYGTKDDISAFGLVGLLCTPAYPMLVFSISQTTAINWTPIISTIIPVIVGAILGNLDPKMRDYLAPGAAITLPFMGFAFGANINLIDAIKAGPQGVLLTILFYIPMVLIMVLVERYLLKEDGVTSLAMSSIAGMSVSVPAIIGAVIPSYQEFVAPATAQIAFGVVISSIITPVIARKLYRPKETDQTTLI is encoded by the coding sequence ATGTACGATTTTATGAAGAAAGTTCCCGGTGGACTCTTACTGGTCCCTATGCTTATATCAGCATTATTTTGCACCTTTGCCCCCGGTGTTTTTGAAATCGGTGGGGCTACGCAAGCTATCTTTACTGCCGATGGTTTGAATTACATTATCGGATTTGCTTGCCTTTGTTCGGGAGCTTCTATAGATCTCTCCCATTTAAGTGTGGTCTTAAGAAAAGAAGGCGTCCTTATCCTAGTGAAGGTCATTATTAATATTGTTTTAGGCCTTTTGTTTATTCAATTCTTTGACATGGATGGGATTTGGGGAATATCAGCCATTGCTTATATCGCTGCGATCGCCTCCACCAATCCCTCTTTATTCTTAGCCTTGGAAAGTGACTATGGAACTAAGGATGACATCAGTGCCTTTGGTTTAGTTGGCTTGTTATGCACCCCAGCTTACCCTATGTTAGTTTTTAGTATTTCTCAAACCACTGCCATTAATTGGACACCAATTATCTCAACCATTATCCCTGTCATCGTTGGAGCAATACTAGGCAATTTAGACCCTAAGATGCGGGATTATCTAGCACCTGGAGCAGCAATTACCCTCCCCTTCATGGGCTTTGCTTTTGGGGCTAACATTAATTTAATCGACGCCATCAAAGCGGGACCACAAGGCGTGCTCTTAACCATTCTCTTTTATATCCCTATGGTTCTTATCATGGTCTTAGTTGAACGTTACCTCTTAAAAGAAGATGGGGTTACCTCCTTAGCAATGTCTTCAATTGCTGGGATGTCTGTTTCAGTTCCTGCTATTATTGGTGCAGTGATTCCTAGCTATCAAGAATTTGTCGCTCCGGCTACTGCTCAAATTGCTTTTGGGGTAGTTATCAGCTCGATTATTACTCCAGTTATTGCCCGCAAACTTTATCGTCCTAAAGAAACAGATCAAACAACCTTAATCTAA
- a CDS encoding pyruvate, water dikinase regulatory protein: MTEEKQIKDFYLLSDAVGQLTTDLLDSVMVQFPDVEINIKSFPFILHEDSLIPVLEAARDNQAHVVVSFVKEDLHQTAARFCQDHGLFYYNVLHPIIELIGEESGTPSTQKPGQRHKLNDQYYKRIQALEFAVQNDDGRYPNRFEEADIVLLGISRTSKTPLSIYLAFQGYKVANLPLVPEAQLPEEIFKIESNKIIGLTNDINVLNKFRRERMRSYGVDESGLYSADDRIEKELAYANEVYERLQCPIINVADRSIEETATLILMFMNFKPQQK; the protein is encoded by the coding sequence ATGACTGAAGAAAAACAAATTAAAGATTTTTATTTACTATCTGATGCAGTCGGCCAATTAACAACAGATCTCCTAGATAGTGTAATGGTACAGTTTCCTGATGTTGAAATCAATATAAAGAGTTTTCCATTCATTCTTCATGAGGACTCGCTAATCCCTGTTCTGGAAGCGGCTAGAGACAATCAAGCCCATGTCGTAGTGAGCTTTGTTAAGGAAGACCTTCACCAAACCGCTGCCCGCTTTTGTCAAGATCATGGACTTTTTTATTATAACGTCCTTCATCCCATTATTGAACTGATTGGTGAAGAATCTGGCACTCCTTCTACCCAAAAGCCCGGACAGCGGCACAAATTAAACGACCAATACTATAAACGTATTCAAGCCCTTGAATTTGCTGTTCAAAATGATGATGGGCGTTACCCTAACCGCTTTGAGGAAGCGGATATCGTTCTATTAGGCATTTCGCGTACCAGTAAGACTCCCCTCAGTATCTATCTGGCCTTCCAAGGTTATAAAGTGGCTAATTTACCTTTAGTCCCAGAAGCACAATTACCTGAAGAGATTTTTAAAATTGAATCCAATAAAATCATCGGCCTCACCAATGATATTAATGTACTAAATAAATTTCGTCGTGAACGTATGCGTAGCTATGGGGTGGATGAATCAGGGCTTTATAGTGCCGATGACCGCATTGAAAAAGAATTAGCCTATGCCAATGAAGTTTATGAGCGTCTGCAATGTCCCATTATCAATGTCGCTGACCGTAGCATTGAAGAAACGGCTACCCTCATTCTTATGTTCATGAACTTCAAACCCCAACAAAAGTAA
- a CDS encoding RDD family protein, with amino-acid sequence MFGKKKKTDDNQNIDISALNDELYQGSLENKSAPGEGYKTTCFPSYSEIVDQLPRQVYGGFWQRLLAYCLDYLFIKALVSILLALASLFLSRDLLEQGDLVNFLAVNFIWVLYFTLSTYLLNGQSLGKFFCRLRVVKADESRLSLGTCLIREGLGKIILRQFPILALVIVFTPKRENFIDFFTDTRVLSLSQMDLINYPSPSKS; translated from the coding sequence ATGTTTGGTAAAAAGAAAAAAACAGATGATAATCAAAATATTGATATTTCTGCTTTAAATGATGAACTTTACCAAGGTAGCTTAGAAAATAAATCAGCTCCAGGAGAGGGCTATAAGACTACTTGTTTTCCTAGTTATTCTGAAATAGTTGACCAATTGCCCCGTCAGGTTTATGGAGGTTTTTGGCAACGTTTATTGGCCTATTGCTTAGATTATCTTTTTATTAAAGCCTTAGTAAGTATCCTTTTAGCACTCGCCAGTCTATTTTTAAGTAGAGACTTACTTGAACAAGGCGATTTAGTGAATTTTCTAGCGGTTAATTTTATCTGGGTTTTATACTTTACCTTGTCGACTTATCTCCTTAATGGACAAAGTTTGGGCAAATTTTTCTGTCGCTTAAGAGTTGTTAAGGCTGATGAAAGTCGCTTATCATTAGGAACCTGCCTGATACGTGAAGGTTTAGGGAAAATCATCCTGCGCCAGTTTCCAATTTTAGCCCTAGTTATTGTTTTCACACCTAAACGCGAAAACTTTATCGACTTTTTTACCGACACACGGGTGCTTTCTCTCAGCCAAATGGACTTAATTAATTATCCTAGTCCATCCAAAAGTTAA
- a CDS encoding ABC transporter ATP-binding protein, translating into MSKQNLALEIKDISKKFGDFTANDHISFNVKQGEIHALLGENGAGKSTLMNILTGLLTPTSGEIFINQKKVDISSPAVAYEKGIGMVHQHFMLIDDFTVTENIMLGAEITQHGFLKKDDSEKVVSELSEKFDLKVDPKAKIKDISVGMQQRVEILKLLYRDVDILILDEPTGVLTPQEITELIKTLRHLAAKGKAIILISHKLSEIKAAADRCTIIRRGKKIATVDVDEVSEQELADMMVGRKVKIHVNKEAPQLGDEVLRIKDLVLEKHHQPILRGINLNLYAGEILGIAGIDGNGQSELIDVLTGLSEATLGHIYLDEKEITHDNTRQIAEKGMGHIPEDRHKRGLILAMPISDNFILRNYYQKPFSKNLLMHSDVIENNAKDLVNKYHIAIPNISAKASQLSGGNQQKIVIARELENHPKVLIAAQPTRGLDIGAVEEVHERLLEERRKGKAILLVSQELDELMSLSDRIAVIHQGQITGIVDSQETNETELGLLMAGESIGKLEKVGDTGE; encoded by the coding sequence GTGTCAAAACAGAATTTAGCATTAGAAATTAAAGATATCAGTAAAAAATTTGGTGATTTTACTGCAAATGATCATATTTCCTTTAATGTTAAGCAAGGTGAAATTCATGCTTTATTGGGCGAAAATGGGGCAGGAAAATCAACCTTGATGAATATTTTGACAGGTTTATTAACCCCAACTAGTGGTGAGATTTTTATCAACCAGAAAAAGGTAGATATTAGCTCACCAGCTGTTGCCTATGAAAAAGGTATTGGTATGGTTCACCAACACTTCATGCTTATTGATGATTTTACTGTGACTGAAAATATTATGCTGGGTGCTGAAATCACCCAGCATGGCTTTTTAAAGAAAGATGATAGTGAAAAAGTTGTCAGTGAGCTCAGTGAGAAGTTTGATTTAAAAGTTGACCCAAAAGCGAAAATTAAAGACATCTCTGTAGGCATGCAACAAAGAGTTGAAATATTAAAATTACTCTATCGGGATGTTGATATTCTGATATTAGATGAACCAACTGGTGTCTTAACCCCGCAAGAAATCACTGAATTGATAAAAACTTTACGGCATTTAGCGGCTAAAGGAAAAGCAATTATTCTTATTTCTCATAAGTTAAGTGAAATCAAGGCTGCAGCAGACCGTTGTACCATTATTCGTCGTGGTAAAAAAATTGCCACCGTTGATGTGGACGAGGTCAGTGAACAAGAACTCGCTGATATGATGGTAGGTCGTAAGGTGAAAATTCACGTAAATAAAGAAGCACCCCAACTAGGTGATGAAGTTTTAAGGATAAAGGATCTTGTTCTGGAAAAGCATCACCAACCAATCCTAAGAGGGATTAATTTAAACTTGTATGCGGGGGAAATACTGGGAATCGCTGGTATTGATGGTAATGGTCAAAGCGAATTGATCGATGTTTTAACCGGGTTAAGTGAAGCGACTTTGGGACATATTTATTTAGATGAAAAAGAAATTACCCATGATAATACTCGCCAGATCGCTGAAAAGGGGATGGGACATATTCCTGAAGACCGCCATAAACGCGGCTTAATCTTAGCAATGCCTATTTCTGATAACTTTATTTTACGTAATTACTATCAAAAACCCTTTAGTAAAAATTTGTTAATGCACTCTGATGTGATTGAAAATAACGCTAAAGACTTAGTCAATAAGTACCATATTGCTATCCCTAACATTTCAGCAAAGGCTAGTCAGTTATCTGGAGGAAACCAACAAAAAATTGTTATTGCCCGTGAACTGGAGAACCACCCCAAAGTCTTGATTGCTGCTCAGCCTACTCGAGGATTAGATATTGGCGCAGTTGAAGAGGTTCATGAAAGGTTATTGGAAGAGAGACGTAAAGGGAAGGCTATTCTCTTAGTCAGCCAAGAATTGGATGAGTTGATGTCTTTGTCTGATCGTATCGCTGTTATTCACCAAGGACAAATTAC
- a CDS encoding BMP family lipoprotein — MFGKNLKTLVISALAGLALAGCQGQNAGTSGASTSGQSTSDEYRIAMVTDGNGIDDRSFNQSAWEGMEKWAKDHGFSENARSFYQSHSEADFIPNLSTATADNYNIVFGIGSFMVEPIQKIAENNPDQHYGLVDGQVDLPNVVSLSFKDNESAYLAGVAAAKSTKKDKVGFIGGMKIPGIERFEAGFKQGVKDTKPEVEVDVQYADSFGDAARGQQISSSMYQNGIDIIFTAAGQTGNGAFTETRNRLENGEKGLWIIGCDRDQSSEGEWSQGNFTLASTLKLIGTTIAKVTDQSMSGDFPGGQSQYNGVKEGAVDLVDTNLDDDAKAAVNEAREGIKNDKITVPEKLADLK, encoded by the coding sequence ATGTTCGGAAAGAATCTTAAAACTTTAGTTATTAGTGCTTTAGCAGGGTTAGCGCTTGCTGGTTGTCAAGGTCAAAATGCCGGTACTAGCGGAGCTTCTACTAGCGGCCAATCAACTAGTGATGAATACCGTATTGCCATGGTTACTGATGGGAATGGGATAGATGACCGTTCCTTCAACCAGTCAGCTTGGGAAGGAATGGAAAAATGGGCCAAGGACCACGGCTTTTCTGAAAATGCGCGTTCATTTTATCAATCACATTCAGAAGCAGATTTCATTCCTAACTTATCGACTGCAACAGCTGATAATTACAATATCGTATTTGGTATTGGATCTTTTATGGTTGAGCCTATTCAAAAAATTGCAGAAAACAATCCTGACCAACATTACGGTTTAGTCGATGGACAAGTTGATCTGCCTAATGTGGTTTCCCTATCCTTTAAAGATAACGAATCGGCTTATTTAGCTGGTGTAGCTGCTGCAAAATCGACTAAGAAAGATAAAGTTGGATTTATTGGCGGTATGAAAATTCCAGGTATTGAACGTTTTGAAGCTGGTTTTAAACAAGGGGTAAAGGATACTAAGCCTGAAGTTGAGGTAGATGTTCAATATGCGGATTCTTTTGGTGATGCTGCCCGTGGTCAACAAATTTCATCTTCAATGTATCAAAACGGGATTGATATTATCTTTACAGCCGCAGGGCAAACTGGGAATGGTGCCTTTACTGAAACCCGCAACCGCTTGGAAAATGGGGAAAAGGGCCTTTGGATTATTGGTTGTGACCGTGACCAATCCAGTGAAGGAGAATGGTCTCAAGGTAACTTTACCCTTGCTTCTACCTTAAAACTAATCGGCACGACAATCGCAAAAGTTACTGATCAATCCATGTCAGGAGATTTCCCTGGTGGACAAAGTCAATATAATGGTGTTAAAGAAGGTGCAGTTGATTTAGTGGATACTAACTTAGATGATGATGCTAAGGCAGCCGTTAATGAAGCGCGTGAAGGCATCAAGAACGATAAAATTACCGTACCTGAAAAACTTGCTGATTTAAAATAG
- a CDS encoding IS30 family transposase, translating to MKHSNTKPRSYTHLSAEKRGIIQAMHQEGHKQKEIADAVGVNQCTISRELKRGKTRQMNYDHTYVDVYLAETGSRVYKDNRSNSKARGALYGKSNFIKAFEEALLTPKEDRIFSVDTFIHDYRRKHPLERVPCTKTMYKYINLGLLNVRNIDLPMKTRIRPRKQPSEPRGTNKKVFGKSIDQRCPDVLSREEFGHWELDLVIGKKTKGEPCLITLVERKTRKFLTKKTWKWDADSIVKSVKKVILKEGQACFKTLTTDNGSEFSKLSQLEYALKDLEVFFAHAYSAWEKGSNERHNRMLREFLPKGTSFKKLTYQELAHYTNTINNRFRKVLDYQTPNDCYNLEVAKLQETLKEAG from the coding sequence ATGAAACATTCTAACACGAAACCTAGATCATATACACACCTTTCTGCAGAAAAACGCGGAATTATCCAAGCAATGCACCAAGAAGGACATAAACAGAAAGAGATTGCTGACGCCGTTGGCGTCAATCAATGCACCATATCTCGTGAACTAAAACGTGGAAAAACACGTCAAATGAACTATGATCATACCTACGTTGATGTCTATCTTGCAGAAACTGGCTCGCGTGTTTATAAAGATAATCGGTCAAATTCTAAAGCCAGAGGCGCTTTGTATGGAAAATCTAACTTCATTAAAGCCTTTGAGGAAGCCTTACTGACACCTAAAGAAGACCGTATTTTCAGTGTTGATACGTTTATTCATGATTACCGCAGAAAACACCCTTTAGAAAGAGTTCCTTGCACCAAAACCATGTATAAATATATCAATCTTGGTTTATTAAATGTGAGGAATATTGATCTTCCTATGAAAACAAGGATTCGTCCAAGAAAACAACCTAGTGAACCGCGTGGGACGAATAAAAAGGTATTTGGAAAAAGCATTGATCAGCGATGCCCAGACGTCCTTTCAAGAGAAGAATTTGGTCACTGGGAGCTTGACCTCGTGATAGGAAAGAAGACTAAAGGAGAGCCATGTCTTATTACTCTAGTTGAACGGAAAACGCGAAAATTCCTCACCAAGAAGACTTGGAAGTGGGATGCAGATTCCATTGTAAAATCGGTTAAAAAGGTGATTCTTAAAGAGGGTCAAGCGTGTTTTAAAACCTTAACGACCGATAACGGCAGTGAATTTTCTAAACTATCTCAGCTTGAGTATGCTCTGAAGGATTTGGAAGTCTTTTTCGCCCATGCCTATTCAGCTTGGGAAAAAGGCAGTAATGAGAGACATAATCGCATGTTAAGAGAATTCTTGCCCAAAGGGACAAGCTTTAAAAAGCTGACATACCAGGAACTCGCACACTATACGAATACAATAAATAATCGCTTTAGAAAGGTCTTAGATTATCAAACCCCTAACGACTGTTATAACCTAGAAGTTGCGAAACTTCAGGAAACGCTTAAAGAAGCAGGCTAA